One genomic segment of Brassica oleracea var. oleracea cultivar TO1000 unplaced genomic scaffold, BOL UnpScaffold05734, whole genome shotgun sequence includes these proteins:
- the LOC106322066 gene encoding F-box/FBD/LRR-repeat protein At3g52680-like translates to VDVVHWIKTAFALHLRTLVLEFLIYPYEVDEFIFTSSLCTCDTLETLKLGSLILVDIPARGSMKSLKTLHLIHAFYTNDESICNLLSGCPRLEELVVERSCEYSVKFFTIKVPSLQRLRIYDDNDEDEFVGYVIDTPSLKYLEIGYLGCPQFSLNAPGLLAAYIARVSNVISESLVSVRRLVLNVSTSMTIYPPTGCIFYQLVYLQIYTHEPGWYDLLTWMLEHSPKLQVLKLVG, encoded by the exons GTAGATGTTGTACATTGGATTAAAACAGCGTTTGCTCTACATTTGCGTACATTGGTACTCGAATTTCTCATCTATCCATACGAGGTCGACGAGTTCATATTTACGAGTAGCTTGTGTACTTGTGATACACTAGAGACTTTGAAACTCGGGAGTCTGATTCTTGTAGATATCCCTGCACGGGGTTCGATGAAGTCTCTTAAAACGCTGCATCTTATTCATGCGTTCTACACAAACGATGAATCTATATGTAACCTTTTATCTGGCTGTCCTAGACTTGAAGAACTCGTTGTGGAACGATCTTGCGAATATAGTGTGAAATTTTTCACTATCAAAGTCCCTTCTTTGCAGAGATTAAGGATTTATGATGACAATGATGAGGACGAGTTCGTTGGATATGTGATAGATACTCCTTCTTTGAAATACTTAGAGATTGGATACTTAGGATGTCCACAGTTTTCTCTGAATGCACCGGGGCTGCTGGCGGCATATATTGCTAGAGTTTCTAATGTAATCAGTGAATCTCTCGTTTCAGTCAGACGTCTTGTCTTGAATGTATCAACTTCGATG ACTATATATCCTCCTACTggatgtatcttctatcaactGGTATATCTACAGATATATACGCATGAACCAGGCTGGTATGATCT